In Janthinobacterium sp. J1-1, a single genomic region encodes these proteins:
- a CDS encoding IS110 family transposase, whose amino-acid sequence MFNLGIDVAKAKLDCALRLPNGKHRNKVVENNYKGFVVLKEWLLKHDASNPRVCMEATGTYWEGVAEYLAGLGMVVSVINPAQIKAFGASRLVRTKTDKVDAQLIADFSHERQPEPWIAPSPAAQALRAMVLRLEALQAMRLQETNRLDVAREAVRQGIEEHIAWLDRQIKELIEAIKRHIDDDPDLHDKRDLLDSIPGLGERTIPVLLSYYADTERFDNAKQAVAFAGLDPRQHESGSSVRGKPRMSKIGHSFLRKALYMPAMVAVHRTEWGKRFGQRLNAAGKAPKLIIGAMMRKLVHVAFGVLRSGKIFDPTLHNA is encoded by the coding sequence ATGTTTAATTTAGGAATCGACGTTGCCAAGGCAAAGCTTGACTGCGCGCTGCGCCTGCCCAATGGCAAGCACCGTAACAAGGTAGTAGAGAATAACTACAAAGGATTTGTTGTACTGAAAGAATGGCTGCTCAAGCATGATGCCAGCAACCCGAGAGTGTGCATGGAGGCGACTGGCACCTATTGGGAAGGTGTTGCAGAATATCTGGCAGGACTTGGTATGGTGGTGAGCGTTATCAACCCTGCGCAGATCAAGGCCTTTGGCGCCTCGCGTCTGGTACGCACCAAGACCGATAAAGTTGATGCTCAGTTGATTGCTGACTTCTCCCATGAACGCCAGCCTGAGCCCTGGATCGCACCATCGCCAGCTGCACAAGCACTGCGCGCCATGGTGCTGCGCCTGGAGGCGTTGCAGGCGATGCGATTGCAGGAGACGAACCGGCTCGATGTCGCGCGTGAAGCGGTACGCCAAGGTATCGAAGAGCACATTGCGTGGCTCGATAGACAAATCAAGGAACTCATCGAGGCGATCAAACGCCATATCGATGACGACCCGGACTTACACGACAAGCGTGATCTGCTCGATAGCATTCCTGGCCTGGGAGAGCGTACGATTCCCGTCCTGCTGTCTTACTATGCCGACACGGAACGCTTCGATAACGCCAAGCAAGCCGTGGCGTTTGCCGGCCTCGATCCACGCCAGCACGAGTCAGGATCGAGCGTTCGTGGCAAGCCGCGCATGTCGAAGATCGGCCATAGCTTCCTGCGCAAAGCCCTGTATATGCCGGCTATGGTGGCCGTACACAGAACCGAGTGGGGTAAGCGTTTCGGTCAACGGCTTAACGCAGCTGGGAAGGCGCCGAAGCTGATCATCGGCGCCATGATGCGCAAGCTGGTGCATGTGGCATTCGGTGTGCTCAGGTCTGGAAAAATATTTGATCCGACCTTGCACAACGCTTGA
- a CDS encoding ABC transporter ATP-binding protein: MTMADWALQAQGLSYAYPGLPPVFQDVSLGVRKREIVCLLGGSGCGKSSLLRVLAGLQAPSGGTIDFLGAPMREPDPRSALVFQQASLLPWLNVTGNAGFGLDFKHQPKLSREAHAARVAQAIEAVGLQGREKLYPSALSGGMAQRVALARALAREPELLFADEPFSALDAITRAEMQSLLVEVVHRWHTAVLLVTHDIDEAILVADRILLMGGKPGNIVREWPVDIAQPRISHGAGVVALKMEILDALQSLQKPQPALPL; encoded by the coding sequence ATGACGATGGCTGACTGGGCGCTGCAGGCGCAGGGGCTTTCCTATGCCTATCCGGGCTTGCCGCCCGTGTTCCAGGATGTCTCGCTGGGCGTGCGCAAGCGCGAGATCGTCTGCCTGCTGGGCGGCAGCGGCTGCGGCAAATCGAGCTTGCTGCGCGTGCTGGCCGGCTTGCAGGCGCCGTCCGGCGGCACCATCGACTTCCTCGGCGCGCCCATGCGCGAACCCGATCCGCGCAGCGCGCTGGTGTTCCAGCAGGCCAGCTTGCTGCCCTGGCTGAACGTCACCGGCAATGCCGGCTTTGGCCTCGACTTCAAGCACCAGCCGAAACTGAGCCGCGAAGCGCACGCCGCGCGCGTGGCGCAGGCGATCGAGGCGGTCGGTTTGCAGGGCCGCGAAAAACTGTATCCGTCGGCCCTGTCGGGCGGCATGGCGCAGCGCGTGGCATTGGCGCGCGCCCTGGCGCGCGAACCGGAACTGCTGTTCGCCGACGAGCCTTTCTCGGCCCTGGACGCCATTACGCGCGCCGAGATGCAGTCGCTGCTGGTCGAGGTGGTGCACCGCTGGCACACGGCCGTGCTGCTGGTCACCCACGATATCGATGAAGCGATCCTGGTGGCCGACCGCATCCTGCTGATGGGCGGCAAGCCGGGCAATATCGTGCGCGAGTGGCCGGTCGATATCGCCCAGCCGCGTATCAGCCATGGCGCCGGCGTGGTCGCCCTCAAGATGGAAATCCTCGACGCCCTGCAGTCGCTGCAAAAACCGCAACCTGCCCTCCCCCTTTAA
- a CDS encoding aspartate carbamoyltransferase catalytic subunit: protein MLNPQLNKHGELQHLLTIEGLPKSIVNHILDTASSFVGISDRDVKKVPLMRGKSVFNLFFENSTRTRTTFEIASKRLSADVINLNIQASSASKGESLLDTIDNLSAMHADMFVVRHAQSGAPYLIAKHLIDTKQPHVHVVNAGDGRHAHPTQGLLDMYTIRHYKKDFTNLTVAIVGDILHSRVARSDIHALTTLGVPEVRAIGPHTLLPGGLEQMGVRTFTNMDEGLKGVDVIIMLRLQNERMSGALLPSAQEYFKSYGLTPERLALAKPDAIVMHPGPMNRGVEIDSAVADGPQAVILPQVTFGIAVRMAVMSILAGNQG from the coding sequence ATGCTTAATCCGCAACTGAATAAACACGGCGAACTGCAGCACCTGTTGACTATCGAAGGCTTGCCGAAGTCTATCGTCAACCATATCCTCGACACCGCTTCCTCGTTCGTCGGCATCTCCGACCGCGATGTGAAAAAAGTGCCGCTGATGCGCGGCAAAAGCGTGTTCAACCTGTTCTTTGAAAACTCCACGCGCACCCGCACCACCTTCGAGATCGCCTCGAAACGCCTGTCGGCCGACGTCATCAACCTGAACATCCAGGCCTCGTCGGCCAGCAAGGGCGAGTCCCTGCTCGACACCATCGACAACCTGTCGGCCATGCATGCCGACATGTTCGTCGTGCGCCATGCGCAGTCGGGCGCGCCGTACCTGATCGCCAAGCACCTGATCGACACCAAACAGCCGCATGTCCACGTGGTCAACGCCGGCGACGGCCGCCACGCGCACCCGACCCAGGGCCTGCTCGACATGTACACGATCCGCCACTACAAGAAGGATTTCACCAACCTGACGGTGGCCATCGTCGGCGACATCCTGCACAGCCGCGTGGCGCGTTCCGACATCCATGCCCTGACCACCCTGGGCGTGCCCGAAGTGCGCGCCATCGGCCCGCACACCCTGCTGCCGGGCGGCCTGGAGCAGATGGGCGTGCGCACCTTCACCAACATGGATGAAGGCCTGAAAGGCGTCGACGTGATCATCATGCTGCGCCTGCAGAACGAGCGCATGAGCGGCGCGCTGCTGCCGTCGGCGCAGGAGTACTTCAAGAGCTATGGCCTGACGCCGGAGCGCCTGGCGCTGGCGAAACCGGACGCCATCGTGATGCACCCGGGGCCGATGAACCGCGGCGTCGAGATCGATTCGGCCGTGGCCGACGGCCCGCAGGCGGTGATCCTGCCGCAGGTGACCTTCGGTATCGCCGTGCGCATGGCGGTGATGAGTATTTTGGCTGGTAATCAGGGCTGA
- a CDS encoding dihydroorotase, producing MTTLHIKNGHLIDPANGIDGLQDLFIADGKVLAVGSAPAGFVADTTFDAAGLVVSPGLVDLSARLREPGYEYKATLESELQAALQGGVTSLVCPPDTDPVLDEPGLVEMLKYRAKTQDKAHVHPLGALTVGLKGQSLTEMAELTEAGCIGFAQAEEPIEDTTVLLRAMQYANTFGYTVWLRPQDPHIGRGGIAHSGPLASRLGLSGVPVMSETIALHTIFELMRASRARVHLCRISSAAGLELIRAAKAEGLPVTCDVGVHHVHLTDADIGFFDPNARVTPPFRSQRDRDAIRAALFDGTVDAMCSDHTPVDDDEKLLPFGEASPGATGLELLLSLALKWADDYALAQPQAGARPLARAVAKVTADAAKVAGIPAGSLAIGAAADICVFDPAARWTVSSSSLASQGKHTPFLGYELSGVVKATIVAGRVAFQR from the coding sequence ATGACGACACTACATATCAAGAATGGCCATCTGATCGACCCTGCCAACGGCATCGACGGCCTGCAGGACCTGTTTATCGCCGACGGCAAGGTCCTCGCCGTGGGCAGCGCACCGGCCGGCTTCGTGGCCGACACCACCTTTGACGCGGCCGGCCTGGTGGTTTCCCCTGGCCTGGTCGACCTGTCCGCGCGCCTGCGCGAGCCGGGTTACGAATACAAGGCCACGCTGGAGTCCGAATTGCAGGCGGCGCTGCAGGGCGGCGTGACCAGCCTGGTGTGCCCGCCCGACACCGACCCGGTGCTGGACGAGCCGGGCCTGGTGGAGATGCTGAAATACCGCGCCAAGACGCAGGACAAGGCGCATGTGCACCCGCTGGGCGCGCTGACGGTGGGCCTGAAAGGCCAGTCGCTGACGGAAATGGCGGAACTGACGGAAGCGGGCTGCATCGGCTTTGCGCAGGCCGAGGAGCCGATCGAAGACACCACCGTGCTGCTGCGTGCGATGCAGTATGCGAACACCTTTGGCTACACCGTGTGGCTGCGTCCGCAGGACCCGCATATCGGCCGCGGCGGCATCGCCCACAGCGGCCCGCTGGCCTCGCGCCTGGGCTTGTCGGGCGTGCCGGTGATGTCGGAAACCATCGCCCTGCACACGATTTTCGAACTGATGCGCGCCAGCCGCGCGCGCGTGCACCTGTGCCGCATTTCGTCCGCCGCCGGCCTGGAGCTGATCCGCGCCGCCAAGGCCGAAGGCCTGCCGGTCACCTGCGACGTCGGCGTACACCATGTGCACCTGACCGACGCCGATATCGGCTTCTTTGATCCGAACGCGCGCGTCACCCCGCCGTTCCGCAGCCAGCGCGACCGCGATGCGATCCGCGCGGCGCTGTTCGACGGCACCGTCGACGCCATGTGCTCGGACCATACGCCGGTCGACGACGATGAAAAACTGCTGCCCTTCGGCGAAGCGTCGCCTGGCGCGACCGGCCTGGAACTGCTGCTGTCGCTGGCCCTGAAATGGGCCGACGACTACGCGCTGGCCCAGCCGCAAGCCGGTGCGCGTCCGCTGGCGCGCGCCGTGGCCAAGGTCACGGCCGATGCCGCCAAGGTGGCCGGCATCCCGGCCGGCAGCCTGGCCATCGGCGCAGCGGCCGATATCTGCGTGTTCGACCCCGCCGCGCGCTGGACCGTGTCGTCGTCCTCGCTGGCCAGCCAGGGCAAGCACACGCCCTTCCTCGGCTATGAACTGAGCGGCGTCGTCAAGGCAACCATCGTGGCTGGACGGGTGGCGTTTCAGCGTTAA
- a CDS encoding YqgE/AlgH family protein, whose translation MKKSKIDHTLPGHRLMQSASEGAATGSSTLNLANHFLIAMPAMQDPIFGGTVVYVCEHNENGVLGVVINKPTDMTMDVLFERIDLKLAAGSDAPIVNEPIMFGGPVQDDRGFVLHTPGARYSSSLTVTDEVAFTTSIDVLEAVAKGEGPQRMLVSIGYSGWSPGQLEDEIGRNGWLTVGASADILFDFPIAERYVAAIKLLGIDPLMLASEAGHA comes from the coding sequence ATGAAAAAGAGTAAAATCGACCACACGCTCCCGGGACATCGTTTGATGCAGAGCGCCAGCGAAGGCGCCGCCACCGGTTCGTCCACCTTGAATCTGGCCAACCATTTTCTGATCGCCATGCCGGCGATGCAAGACCCGATCTTCGGCGGCACCGTCGTCTATGTGTGCGAACACAATGAGAACGGCGTGCTGGGCGTGGTCATCAACAAGCCGACCGACATGACGATGGATGTGCTGTTCGAGCGCATCGACCTGAAACTGGCGGCCGGCAGCGATGCGCCCATCGTCAATGAACCCATCATGTTCGGCGGCCCGGTGCAGGACGACCGCGGCTTCGTGCTGCACACGCCGGGCGCGCGCTATTCCTCGTCGCTGACGGTGACCGACGAAGTGGCGTTTACCACCTCGATCGACGTGCTCGAAGCCGTCGCCAAGGGCGAAGGGCCGCAGCGCATGCTGGTCTCGATCGGCTATTCGGGCTGGAGCCCGGGCCAGCTGGAAGACGAGATCGGCCGCAACGGCTGGCTGACGGTGGGCGCCTCGGCCGATATCCTGTTCGACTTCCCGATCGCCGAGCGCTACGTGGCGGCCATCAAGCTGCTGGGCATCGATCCGCTCATGTTGGCATCGGAAGCCGGCCACGCATGA
- a CDS encoding ABC transporter substrate-binding protein, with protein MSFQKENSPLHICASSDCDCGLTRRDFLRMSALATASVASPLLFAGDAMAQQGPKGDDQPVKIGYLPITDATPLLVAHARKLFEAEGLQAETPRLFRSWAQIIEAFVAGQVNVIHLLSPATLWVRYGAKFPAKVVAWNHVNGSALTVANEIDKVQDLGGRTVAIPFWYSIHNILLQQTLSANGLTPVTRARNAAIKPNEVNLIVLAPAEMVSALASKAIAGYIVAEPFNAAAENAGIGKILRFSGDVWKNHACCVTFLSERDINTRPEWAQKVTNAIVKAQLWTRSNQVDTAKLLSNVGEHRYTPHPLQVLTKVLATTDYATYEKQGLIVHKNWQQRRIDFQPYPFASYTEELVRAIGRTKVEGDTRFLASLDPKFAARDLVDDRFVRKAINAVGGPAAFGLPANLLRSETVAV; from the coding sequence ATGTCCTTCCAAAAAGAGAACTCCCCCCTGCATATCTGCGCCTCGTCCGACTGCGATTGCGGTTTGACGCGCCGCGACTTCCTGCGCATGTCGGCGCTGGCCACGGCCAGCGTGGCCTCGCCGCTGCTGTTCGCCGGCGACGCCATGGCCCAGCAGGGACCGAAGGGCGACGACCAGCCCGTGAAGATCGGCTACCTGCCGATCACCGACGCGACACCCTTGCTGGTGGCGCACGCCCGCAAGCTGTTCGAGGCCGAAGGCCTGCAGGCGGAAACGCCGCGCCTGTTCCGCAGCTGGGCGCAGATCATCGAAGCGTTCGTGGCCGGCCAGGTCAACGTGATCCACCTGCTGTCGCCGGCCACCCTGTGGGTGCGCTATGGCGCCAAGTTCCCGGCAAAAGTGGTGGCCTGGAACCACGTCAACGGCTCCGCCCTGACGGTGGCCAACGAGATCGACAAGGTGCAGGACCTGGGCGGGCGCACGGTGGCGATTCCGTTCTGGTACTCGATCCACAATATCCTGCTGCAGCAGACTCTGTCGGCCAACGGCTTGACGCCCGTCACACGCGCGCGCAATGCGGCCATCAAGCCGAACGAAGTGAATTTGATCGTGCTGGCGCCGGCCGAAATGGTCTCGGCCCTGGCCAGCAAGGCGATCGCCGGCTATATCGTGGCCGAGCCGTTCAATGCGGCGGCCGAAAACGCCGGCATCGGCAAGATATTGCGCTTCTCGGGCGATGTGTGGAAGAACCATGCCTGCTGCGTGACCTTTTTGTCCGAGCGCGACATCAATACCCGTCCCGAATGGGCGCAAAAAGTCACCAACGCCATCGTCAAGGCACAGCTGTGGACGCGTTCGAACCAGGTCGACACGGCCAAGCTGCTGTCGAACGTGGGCGAACACCGCTATACGCCGCATCCGCTGCAGGTATTGACGAAAGTGCTGGCCACCACCGATTACGCCACCTATGAAAAACAGGGCCTGATCGTGCACAAAAACTGGCAGCAGCGCCGCATCGACTTCCAGCCGTATCCGTTTGCTTCGTACACGGAAGAACTGGTACGGGCGATCGGCCGCACCAAGGTGGAGGGCGATACGCGCTTTTTGGCCAGCCTCGATCCGAAGTTCGCCGCGCGCGACCTGGTTGATGACCGCTTCGTGCGCAAGGCGATCAACGCGGTCGGCGGCCCGGCCGCCTTCGGTTTGCCGGCCAACCTGCTGCGCAGCGAAACCGTGGCGGTCTGA
- a CDS encoding lysophospholipid acyltransferase family protein, translated as MKLLLTWRLARVALHLAIGMTKSLLLFPWLDVEGRNRRIRAWSRQLLVICNVTVEASASHALALDHCLVVANHVSWLDIFVIDAVHPCRFVAKAEIRSWPILGWLAARAGTIFISRGNKRDLRKIFQGLVDKLQQGERIGVFPEGTTAAQGNLLPFHANLFEAAIDAQAPVQPFAVSYVDAAGVPHDSIDFIGEMTFAQSMVRILSGKPVIARLACLAPIATVGAHRRELALAAHAAVAGSLGVSTSV; from the coding sequence TTGAAACTTCTGCTTACCTGGCGCCTCGCGCGCGTCGCCCTGCATCTTGCCATCGGCATGACCAAAAGCCTGCTGCTGTTTCCCTGGCTGGACGTGGAGGGGCGCAACCGGCGCATCCGCGCCTGGTCGCGCCAGCTGCTGGTTATCTGTAATGTCACCGTGGAGGCGTCCGCCAGCCATGCGCTGGCGCTCGACCATTGCCTGGTGGTGGCCAATCACGTTTCCTGGCTCGATATCTTTGTCATCGACGCGGTTCACCCTTGCCGCTTTGTCGCCAAGGCCGAGATCCGCTCATGGCCGATTTTGGGCTGGCTGGCGGCGCGCGCCGGCACGATCTTTATTTCACGCGGCAACAAGCGCGATTTGCGCAAGATCTTCCAGGGGCTGGTCGACAAACTGCAACAGGGCGAACGGATCGGCGTATTCCCCGAAGGGACCACGGCCGCACAGGGAAACCTGCTGCCGTTTCACGCCAATCTGTTCGAGGCGGCGATCGACGCGCAGGCGCCGGTGCAGCCGTTTGCCGTGTCCTACGTGGATGCGGCGGGCGTGCCGCACGATTCCATCGACTTTATCGGCGAGATGACGTTCGCGCAAAGCATGGTGCGCATCCTTAGTGGCAAGCCCGTCATCGCGCGCCTGGCGTGCCTGGCGCCGATCGCCACGGTCGGCGCGCACCGGCGCGAACTGGCGCTGGCGGCGCATGCCGCCGTCGCGGGTTCTTTAGGCGTCAGCACTAGCGTTTGA
- a CDS encoding deoxyribodipyrimidine photo-lyase produces the protein MTLLTSLVWFRRDLRAFDHAALHHALRQSQAVHCVFVYDSAILDSLPRRDRRVDFIHASIAELAAELRQLGGDLIVLHGNAATEIPRLAAELKADAVFANHDYEPQAIARDAGVAAALTADARLWFSFKDQVIFEKDEVLTLSDKPYTVYTPYKNAWLKKMRADPSCLAPYDIEPHAARLAPPRGKPAALPTLDQLGFEPSNLAELAIPTGMSGGAQLFDDFLKRVDKYDVARDFPALKGPSYLSLHLRFGTVSLRYLVRIMVDLMERGGGGDGAPVWLAELIWRDFYAMILYQNPHVEHGAFKPAYDAIAWETGTLADDAFAAWCEGRTGYPLVDAAMLQLNQTGYMHNRLRMVTACFLIKDLGIDWRRGEAYFALHLNDFDLASNNGGWQWASSSGCDAQPYFRIFNPITQSEKFDANGRFIRRYLPQLKALGDKEIHAPWLVPRMLLDQKNIVLGRDYPAPIVQHDEARKETLERYEVVKTVKVA, from the coding sequence ATGACACTTCTCACCTCCCTGGTCTGGTTCCGCCGCGACCTGCGCGCGTTTGACCATGCTGCGCTGCACCATGCCTTGCGCCAGAGCCAGGCCGTGCACTGCGTCTTCGTCTACGACAGCGCGATTCTGGACAGCCTGCCGCGGCGCGACCGCCGCGTCGACTTCATCCATGCCAGCATCGCCGAACTGGCCGCCGAACTGCGCCAGCTCGGTGGCGACCTCATCGTGCTGCACGGCAATGCCGCCACCGAAATCCCGCGCCTGGCGGCCGAACTGAAGGCCGACGCCGTGTTCGCCAACCACGACTACGAGCCGCAGGCGATCGCCCGCGACGCTGGCGTGGCAGCGGCCCTGACGGCAGACGCCCGCCTGTGGTTCAGCTTCAAGGACCAGGTGATCTTTGAAAAAGACGAAGTGCTGACCCTGTCCGACAAGCCGTATACCGTTTACACGCCATATAAAAATGCCTGGCTGAAAAAAATGCGCGCCGACCCATCGTGCCTGGCGCCGTACGATATCGAGCCGCACGCGGCCCGGCTGGCGCCGCCGCGCGGCAAGCCGGCCGCCCTGCCCACCCTGGATCAGCTGGGTTTCGAGCCCAGCAACCTGGCCGAGCTGGCGATTCCCACCGGCATGTCGGGCGGCGCGCAGCTGTTTGACGACTTTTTGAAACGCGTCGACAAATACGATGTGGCGCGCGATTTTCCTGCACTGAAAGGGCCGTCCTACCTGTCGCTGCATCTGCGCTTCGGCACCGTGTCGCTGCGTTACCTGGTACGCATCATGGTCGACCTGATGGAACGCGGTGGTGGTGGCGACGGCGCGCCCGTCTGGCTGGCCGAACTGATCTGGCGCGACTTCTACGCCATGATTTTGTACCAGAATCCGCACGTGGAACATGGTGCCTTCAAGCCCGCCTACGACGCCATCGCCTGGGAAACGGGAACACTGGCCGACGACGCATTTGCGGCCTGGTGCGAGGGCCGCACCGGCTATCCGCTGGTGGACGCGGCCATGCTGCAGCTGAACCAGACCGGCTACATGCACAACCGCCTGCGCATGGTCACCGCCTGCTTCCTGATCAAGGACCTCGGCATCGACTGGCGCCGCGGCGAAGCGTATTTCGCGCTGCACCTGAACGACTTCGACCTGGCCTCCAACAACGGCGGCTGGCAGTGGGCCTCGTCGTCGGGTTGCGACGCCCAGCCCTATTTCCGCATCTTCAACCCGATCACCCAGTCGGAAAAATTCGACGCCAACGGCCGCTTTATCCGCCGTTACCTGCCGCAGCTGAAAGCGCTGGGCGACAAGGAAATCCACGCGCCGTGGCTGGTGCCGCGCATGCTGCTCGATCAAAAAAACATCGTGCTGGGCCGCGATTACCCGGCGCCCATCGTGCAGCACGACGAGGCGAGGAAAGAGACGCTGGAGCGTTACGAGGTGGTGAAAACCGTCAAGGTCGCGTAA
- the pyrR gene encoding bifunctional pyr operon transcriptional regulator/uracil phosphoribosyltransferase PyrR: MSNLVNPSQLDAEALYGVLLAQVRSGLAGASNVAIVGIHSGGAWLAERLARDLDLTARLGVLDVSFYRDDFAQKGLHADVKPTQIAFDVAGATILLVDDVLYTGRTTRAAINELFDYGRPAKIMLAALVDRGERQLPVAADFVAAFTAVPPGQALVLKQAGDKFTLTIDTHHA; the protein is encoded by the coding sequence ATGTCCAATCTTGTGAACCCCTCCCAACTCGACGCCGAGGCCCTGTACGGGGTACTGCTGGCGCAAGTGCGCAGCGGCCTGGCCGGCGCCAGCAACGTGGCCATCGTCGGCATCCACTCGGGCGGCGCCTGGCTGGCCGAACGCCTGGCGCGCGACTTGGACCTGACGGCCCGCCTGGGCGTGCTCGACGTGTCCTTTTACCGCGACGACTTCGCGCAGAAGGGCCTGCACGCCGACGTCAAGCCGACGCAAATCGCGTTTGACGTGGCCGGCGCCACCATCCTGCTGGTCGACGATGTGCTGTACACGGGCCGCACCACGCGCGCGGCCATCAACGAGTTGTTCGATTACGGCCGTCCGGCCAAGATCATGCTGGCCGCCCTGGTAGACCGGGGCGAGCGCCAGTTGCCGGTGGCCGCCGATTTCGTGGCCGCCTTTACCGCCGTGCCGCCGGGCCAGGCGCTGGTCCTGAAGCAGGCCGGCGATAAATTCACGCTCACCATAGACACCCACCATGCTTAA
- a CDS encoding ABC transporter permease, which produces MARTWFMRLGLPLVGLAGALLLWSLGVWQLEKSTPIATAFAPLPTALAFRDMLAGADIWLHVTLSLQRVAVGLGLAIVIGVPLGVLVAMSKSFSGAAMPLFQLLRMISPLSWMPIAVMVLGVGGAPVYFLLAFAAVWPILLNTAAGVARLDPNWLLLARSLSATRGEIVFKVILPGITADILTGVRLAIGIIWIVLVPAEMLGVSAGLGYFILDTRDRLAYSELMAAIVLIGILGFMLDYLARSAHARWLHVKR; this is translated from the coding sequence ATGGCAAGAACGTGGTTCATGCGCCTGGGCCTGCCGCTGGTGGGGCTGGCCGGCGCCTTGTTACTGTGGTCGCTCGGTGTGTGGCAGCTGGAAAAATCCACGCCGATCGCCACCGCCTTTGCGCCGCTGCCCACGGCGCTGGCATTCAGGGACATGCTGGCGGGCGCCGACATCTGGCTGCATGTGACGCTCAGTTTGCAAAGGGTGGCCGTCGGCCTGGGCCTGGCGATCGTGATCGGCGTGCCGCTCGGCGTGCTGGTGGCGATGTCGAAAAGTTTTTCGGGCGCCGCCATGCCGCTGTTCCAGCTGCTGCGCATGATTTCGCCGCTGTCGTGGATGCCGATTGCCGTGATGGTGCTGGGTGTCGGCGGCGCGCCGGTCTACTTCCTGCTGGCGTTTGCGGCCGTCTGGCCGATCCTGCTCAATACGGCGGCCGGCGTGGCGCGGCTCGATCCGAACTGGCTGCTGCTGGCGCGCAGCCTGTCGGCCACGCGTGGCGAGATCGTCTTCAAGGTGATTTTGCCGGGCATTACGGCGGACATTCTGACAGGCGTGCGCCTGGCCATCGGCATTATCTGGATCGTGCTGGTGCCGGCCGAAATGCTGGGCGTGTCGGCCGGCCTCGGCTACTTTATCCTCGATACGCGCGACCGCCTGGCGTATTCGGAACTGATGGCGGCCATCGTGCTGATCGGCATACTGGGTTTCATGCTCGACTACCTGGCCAGGAGCGCGCATGCGCGCTGGCTGCATGTCAAACGCTAG
- the ruvX gene encoding Holliday junction resolvase RuvX, translating to MNGEAIDTILAFDFGLKRIGVAIGNTMICQAKPLSVITAIANEPKFAAIAALIKEWGATRIVVGLPSHPDGTEHEMSARCRRFANQMHGRFGLPVELVDERYSSAVIAAKRGEVIDDRAAAVILQQYFDAQS from the coding sequence ATGAACGGCGAGGCCATCGACACCATTCTCGCTTTTGACTTTGGCCTGAAACGCATCGGCGTGGCCATCGGCAATACCATGATCTGCCAGGCCAAGCCGCTCAGCGTGATCACGGCGATTGCCAATGAACCGAAGTTTGCCGCCATCGCCGCCTTGATCAAGGAATGGGGCGCGACCCGCATCGTGGTGGGCTTGCCCAGCCACCCGGACGGCACCGAACACGAGATGAGCGCGCGCTGCCGGCGCTTCGCCAACCAGATGCACGGCCGCTTCGGCCTGCCGGTGGAACTGGTCGACGAACGCTATTCCTCGGCCGTGATTGCCGCCAAACGCGGCGAGGTGATCGATGACCGTGCCGCCGCCGTGATCTTGCAGCAATATTTCGACGCGCAGTCCTGA